The sequence TCCTGAATATATTGCTCTAGCGAAGAAGTTGTCTAGTGAAGTCAAAGGCACTGACGGTGAAACACTTGTCCTGCAGGAAGGTGTATATGCTGGGATTAGCGGCCCGACTTACGAGACACCAGCCGAACTCAAGATGCTTGCCTACCTTGGTGGGGATGCAGTGGGTATGTCCACAGTTCCAGAGGTTATTGTAGCGAGTCATAGCAAGCTGCGTGTACTTGGCATTACTTGTATTACTGATATGGCTATTGGTGATGAGCTTGAGCCGCTGACCCATGAGCAGGTCGTAAAAGTAGCGAATCTAACCAAGCCGAAATTCATCGGTCTTGTGCGCGCGTTTGTGCGCGAAGTACAGGCATAAGATGAGAGCAGTCGATATTATCCAGAAAAAAAGAGATGGCGGAGAGTTGAGCCGTGAAGAAATAGCATTTTTGATCCAGGGCTACAGCAAGGGTGAAATTCCGGATTATCAGCTTTCGGCTTGGGCGATGGCTGTTTATTTTCAAGGGATGAATGCCCGGGAAACTGGCGATCTGACACTGGAAATGGCCATGTCCGGCGACCAGGTGGATCTGAGCCCAATTGCTGGAATCAAAGTAGACAAGCATTCTACTGGCGGTGTAGGCGATAAGACGACGGTTGTGTTGGCACCCTTAGTGGCATCAGCAGGAGTTCCTGTAGCTAAAATGTCCGGCCGTGGGCTCGGGCATACCGGTGGTACGCTCGACAAGCTGGAGTCGATCCGTGGTTTCTCCGTGGAGATGGACCGCGAGCGGTTCTTTGACCAGGTCGGAGAAATCGGCGCAGCGGTCATAGGTCAATCAGGCAACATCACGCCTGCAGACAAAAAGCTGTACGCGCTGCGTGACGTTACGGCAACCGTGGAATCCATTCCACTGATCGCCAGCTCCGTCATGAGCAAAAAAATTGCTGCAGGCGCTGACGCGATCGTGTTGGATGTCAAAACCGGCAGCGGCGCGTTTATGAAGACGCTGGACGATTCTATCGCGCTGGCACAAGCAATGGTGGACATCGGCACCCATCTGGGCCGCAACACCGTCGCGGTAATTAGCGATATGGACCAGCCTCTGGGATACGGCATCGGCAACGCCCTGGAGATAAAGGAAGGGATCGCAACGCTAAACGGTCACGGTCCTAAGGATCTGCAGGAGGTCTGCCTCATTCTGGGCAGCCATATGCTTGTGCTTGGCGGCAAAGCCAAGGATGAAGCTGAAGCGCGGTCCATTCTCATGAGTCATATTGAGGATGGCAGTGCGCTGGAGAAGCTTAAACAGATAGTTACCG comes from Paenibacillus sp. 19GGS1-52 and encodes:
- a CDS encoding pyrimidine-nucleoside phosphorylase, which codes for MRAVDIIQKKRDGGELSREEIAFLIQGYSKGEIPDYQLSAWAMAVYFQGMNARETGDLTLEMAMSGDQVDLSPIAGIKVDKHSTGGVGDKTTVVLAPLVASAGVPVAKMSGRGLGHTGGTLDKLESIRGFSVEMDRERFFDQVGEIGAAVIGQSGNITPADKKLYALRDVTATVESIPLIASSVMSKKIAAGADAIVLDVKTGSGAFMKTLDDSIALAQAMVDIGTHLGRNTVAVISDMDQPLGYGIGNALEIKEGIATLNGHGPKDLQEVCLILGSHMLVLGGKAKDEAEARSILMSHIEDGSALEKLKQIVTAQGGDVSQIEAPDTLPTASRFIEVKAATGGYIEGIQAEEIGVAAMLLGAGRETKESVIDLAVGIQLSKKVGDAVAEGEILAVLHVNDASDNKVQEAESKVLEAYRITSQPVAPQPLIFALVTKNGVTRY